A genomic window from Nomascus leucogenys isolate Asia chromosome 10, Asia_NLE_v1, whole genome shotgun sequence includes:
- the GDF15 gene encoding growth/differentiation factor 15, with translation MPRQEPRMLNGSQMLLVLLVLSWPPHGGALSLAEASPASFPGPSELHSKDSRFRELRKRYEDLLTRLRVNQSWEDLNTDLVPAPAVRILTPEVRLGSGGHLHLRISRAALPEGLPEASRLHRALFRLSPTASRSWDVTRPLRRQLSLARPQAPALHLRLSPPRSRSDQLLAESSSARPQLELHLRPQAARGRRRARARNGDHCPLGPGRCCRLHTVRASLEDLGWADWVLSPREVQVTMCIGACPSQFRAANMHAQIKTSLHRLKPDTVPAPCCVPASYNPMVLIQKTDTGVSLQTYDDLLAKDCHCI, from the exons ATGCCCAGGCAAGAACCCAGGATGCTGAATGGCTCTCAGATGCTCCTGGTGTTGCTGGTGCTCTCGTGGCCGCCGCATGGGGGCGCCCTGTCTCTGGCCGAGGCGAGCCCCGCAAGTTTCCCGGGACCCTCAGAGTTGCACTCCAAAGACTCCAGATTCCGAGAGTTGCGGAAACGCTACGAGGACCTGCTGACCAGGCTGCGGGTCAACCAGAGCTGGGAAGATTTGAACACCGACCTCGTCCCGGCCCCTGCAGTCCGGATACTCACGCCAGAAG TGCGGCTGGGATCTGGCGGCCACCTGCACCTGCGTATCTCTCGGGCCGCCCTTCCCGAGGGGCTCCCCGAGGCCTCCCGCCTTCACCGGGCTCTGTTCCGGCTGTCCCCGACGGCGTCAAGGTCGTGGGACGTGACACGACCGCTGCGGCGTCAGCTCAGCCTTGCAAGACCCCAGGCGCCCGCGCTGCACCTGCGACTGTCGCCGCCGCGGTCGCGGTCGGACCAACTGCTGGCAGAGTCTTCGTCCGCACGGCCTCAGCTGGAGTTGCACTTGCGGCCGCAAGCCGCCAGGGGGCGCCGCAGAGCGCGTGCGCGCAACGGGGACCACTGTCCGCTCGGGCCCGGGCGCTGCTGCCGTCTGCACACGGTCCGCGCGTCGCTGGAAGACCTGGGCTGGGCCGATTGGGTGCTGTCGCCACGGGAGGTGCAAGTGACCATGTGCATCGGCGCGTGCCCGAGCCAGTTCCGGGCGGCAAACATGCACGCGCAGATCAAGACGAGCCTGCACCGCCTGAAGCCCGACACGGTGCCAGCGCCCTGCTGTGTACCCGCCAGCTACAATCCCATGGTGCTCATTCAAAAGACCGACACCGGGGTGTCGCTCCAGACCTATGACGACTTGTTAGCCAAAGACTGCCACTGCATATGA